AATGCCTGCACTGGCTAAGAATATGGCTTGCAAGTCTACTCATTCGATCAATTGGTGTTCCATCTTTTGGATTTCGTGACAACTCCTCTCCACTAAGCTGTCTCAGAATATCTGCAGTGCAGCAACCTACTCTGACCtgaaattagaaattttttagCAGAATAAATGCTTGCATGCTTTGATTCACATGCATATGTATGAAAGAAGAATGAACAGTACCCATTAAGACTTGAAAGTGCCAAATGCTTATCTATTTGGATTATTGAATACAGGAAGTTATAATAAGTTGCTTAGCTAATTGGGTTTTTAAAATATACAGTTCAGCCGAGTAGCTCCAAAAAACAACTATCagtatcttttttattttttccagaCATGTAAAAACAGGGACTTTTGAGtaagaaaaatatttgtaaaattGGAACAGCATGCTACAGAATCAGGTATAAAGCATAAAAAAGTACCTGATTTGCTGAAAATACTCCTGGATTCCTGAGACTGGTTATCTAGAATGAGGgaagaaaattatataaaatgtgTCAATGACCTACGAACACCTTCCAGTAGTAAAGATGAAATCCAAATTTTAGATCATGTACCTGATGTTTAAGACTGGGTGGATGAATTTCAAAAGCAGGCTGCATGAACAAAATCTAGAGTTTTAATCTCAGCAACAAATATATGAACATAAGCATATATACATGGATGTATTACGTATATACACTTGCTTTTCTAGATGAAATACAACTTCTAAGCAACCAAAAAAAGAAACCAGAGGAATTATATCTAAAAGTTAGAAAAATTATCACCTGAGGGAAAACAAAATCATGGTGAGCATCCCGTGTAGATGGCACAATTAACACTTGTGCTTCGGGGCCTGAATATTCCACGTAGTCTTGCAACTGAAATGTAAATAGGAAAAAAAGATGATGATATTGCAAAATGCTTCCTTAGATAAATGGCACTAATCTATTGAGTATATACCCTTCTGAGAATCTCCATATGAAATATCTCATCAAAGCTCCTATCTACAGTTCCTTTCTTAATCTCTGGATGTTCAGAATCAACAAATGGTCCCAGCTGAGAAAAATGCCAATAAGTGAAAAAATATGATACTTCTCTGGCCAGGTAAGTGACTCAAATATGatgttgaaatattaaaaagaaaaggtgGGTTCATACGAGTATAAGCAACTGTGGTAGCTTTCTGGTTGCATATGCCAACAATTCTGTCAGAGGCTCAAACAATAAGTTGTCTGTTGTGGTAAAAGGCCCAGAAGCAATAAGCTgagaataattaaaaagaaaaaacgaGTTACTATAGAGATATTCTAGAAAAAAACTACCTGATATTATAAATCAATATCATATATTGCAAGATCATTGCAACAAAAGCAAATTGGTATCGTATATGTCCTCAGTGACTCTGTCTGCAATTCATCTGTTCATTGATTGATACCTGAATACGATATAACTGATCCTAAAAcatgttatatttatttaattttgcaaATTCATCATTAAATCATATAATATTGGATTCTTTAATTGTTTGGACTTTTAATCTCATCCATCCCAGCCATATTTGTGGTctctatgatgcattgcatctTATGGTTGGGCATACCAAAGAGTATTATTTTCATATCCTCAAGCAATGCAGAAGACAAGCTTCTATACCGTTGATATCTCTCCTTGTGTATAGGTGGACTCAGTTGCTTGAATTTCCTGATCCACAGCTTGCTTCTTTGCAGGGTGCAAATCCTCATCAGGAGAAGCTAACAAAGGAACATAATCTACCACTTTTGAAGCAATTAAACAATGTCCACTGGGATTGTGACCTTCAACACCTACAATCTGCAGAGCAATTCTTCTTGGTTAAACTTCAGTTTGGCATATACAGTAAAAGATATAAAGTCTGAAACATATAGTCTTATCAAGTTTATATTCTTACCTGTCCTGGGAAAATGGAGAACTGGCTCAAGTTATGCAAGTCCAAACGAACACACTGTCCTCCAGAATGCTCAACACTGCTGAGATTATGAAAGATTAAACCCCCTACTAAACAGGAAAAGTAACGATAGGGCACATATTGACACAAAAATCATAAAAAGCTGCAGTTGGCTGCCCCATCCTAGTGATATAAAAAAAGAATCACCTAACAAGTACATCAAGTACCAAAGAGATGGACAATCTAGTCCCTGTTTTGGCATGGACACAGTTAACAGGGGGCTTGGCCAAACAGTGAAGAGTGAACAGAGCATTGATCATACTGTCTCATGCATGAGCTTGCAAATAGAGGCCAGTTAACTGGCTTTCAAGAACTGGCTTCAGTACCATATACATTAAAAGAGTCCATTTGCAACTAATCATCTCTGATGGTGAATGATGATAAAGCGGTTAATACACGGAAAACAAACCCGTCCACCCCAAAAAAATCTGTCTTTTATTGACTGATACACATGGGCAGTAATACAGGAAACTCCACAGGTTTGTTACCTGCTTTGCAACAAGATTGACTTCTCATTCAAATGACCTTCTCCATCACAACAGATCATTCCAACAGCAAACACATTTCTCTGAAATGATAACAATTATCAGATGTTATACATGTATCCTTACAATGATATATAAGTTCTTAACGTAAAGCAGACTGGAAAACGATGACAAAACTAGGAATCTATTAGATATGTGCttagaataaattaatagaaattaaaattaaattaaatgaaaaagtaATACAGGAACACTCGTGCAGACAAGATTTTTATAGTAAATATTATGTCCTCAACATATGAATTACCCTGAGTGATCCTCTACATATAAATTAACCCAACAATAAAAAAACTGTAAAaaggtaatatttttttatctattacaatagagattacaacatatttatacacGAGAGACCGTGTCTAGAAAGAAAAGGATATCAAGCCTATGATCatgca
This genomic interval from Manihot esculenta cultivar AM560-2 chromosome 12, M.esculenta_v8, whole genome shotgun sequence contains the following:
- the LOC110628104 gene encoding DNA polymerase alpha subunit B isoform X4; translated protein: MILNDEEEDLKEVIPGTPTDKTLRLDSEPFDSTVKSNANGYSSGKPSKHVTPFGLRTDKFVVKFNINNLPDTENGDTEHANENLEDDIIKRVHPAKKCSLVFHGSGPEPGCRFMYDRIEDRFNALENRIRRHAAVLSSSGLYEEPMDPTIASQRNVFAVGMICCDGEGHLNEKSILLQSSVEHSGGQCVRLDLHNLSQFSIFPGQIVGVEGHNPSGHCLIASKVVDYVPLLASPDEDLHPAKKQAVDQEIQATESTYTQGEISTLIASGPFTTTDNLLFEPLTELLAYATRKLPQLLILLGPFVDSEHPEIKKGTVDRSFDEIFHMEILRRLQDYVEYSGPEAQVLIVPSTRDAHHDFVFPQPAFEIHPPSLKHQITSLRNPGVFSANQVRVGCCTADILRQLSGEELSRNPKDGTPIDRMSRLASHILSQCSFYPLYPPAEDIPLDFSLASEALHISSIPEILILPSDMKYFIKVLYLSGGSEGEEHMKCICINPGRLAKGEGGGTFVELNYQGSADRMNASVIGI
- the LOC110628104 gene encoding DNA polymerase alpha subunit B isoform X3; the encoded protein is MDGFLLHLQTEQKEAVLREEHNLHVYSSKDVDMILNDEEEDLKEVIPGTPTDKTLRLDSEPFDSTVKSNANGYSSGKPSKHVTPFGLRTDKFVVKFNINNLPDTENGDTEHANENLEDDIIKRVHPAKKCSLVFHGSGPEPGCRFMYDRIEDRFNALENRIRRHAAVLSSSGLYEEPMDPTIASQRNVFAVGMICCDGEGHLNEKSILLQSSVEHSGGQCVRLDLHNLSQFSIFPGQIVGVEGHNPSGHCLIASKVVDYVPLLASPDEDLHPAKKQAVDQEIQATESTYTQGEISTLIASGPFTTTDNLLFEPLTELLAYATRKLPQLLILLGPFVDSEHPEIKKGTVDRSFDEIFHMEILRRLQDYVEYSGPEAQVLIVPSTRDAHHDFVFPQPAFEIHPPSLKHQITSLRNPGVFSANQVRVGCCTADILRQLSGEELSRNPKDGTPIDRMSRLASHILSQCSFYPLYPPAEDIPLDFSLASEALHISSIPEILILPSDMKYFIKVLYLSGGSEGEEHMKCICINPGRLAKGEGGGTFVELNYQGSADRMNASVIGI